TAAAGAGCAAGATCCAAATGGAAATGGGAAAGCGGATGAAATTCCATATTTTGATAGAACTATTGAATTTGCAACAAAAGAATTAGTGGGATTATTCGGAGCTGAATATGGATTTTATATGGATAATGGTATAGTAAAATATGGTCCTACTCAAGAGAGGTTCAAAGAGGCTATGCCTGAAGTAATTAAATGGTATAAAGAAGGGCTCATAGACCCGGAAATTTATACAAGAGGATTTAGTGGAAGAGATTATATGTTACGTAATGATATTGGAGGAGTGACATTTGATTGGTTTGCAAGTACAACAGGATATAATAATGATGAAGAATTAAAAAAACAAAATGAAAAATTTGAATTTATAGCAATTGCACCGCCTAAATATAAAGGGAAGAGTTATGCTCCAGATGCAAGAACAACATCTTTAGGTGGATGGGGAATTTCTGCAAGTGCTAAAGATCCAGTAACAATAATTAAATATATGGACTATTGGTTCTCAGATAAAGGGTATGAACTTTATAACTGGGGAGTTGAAGGAGATACTTTCGCAAAGGACGAAAATGGAAAAAAATATTATACAGATAAAGTAATGAAAGCTCCAGGAAAAAATGCATTACAAGTGTTAAGAGATAATGGATTACAATTTAAAATAGGAGCGCGTCAAGATTATGAATATGAAAAAGCTTGGGGAGATCCAAAAGCAACTGAATGGTCTGAAATGTATATGACAAATGGTTATATAATGGATCAAGTTCCACTTTTTAAATATACTCCAGAAGAGGCAAAAAAAGTACAAAAAATCAACTCACAAATATCTATGGCTTTAGACGAAATGAGTCAGAAATGGGTATTAGGTGCAGAAGATTTTGATAAATCTTATGAAAAATTTGTAGAGAGAGTTAATAAATTAGGGTTAAAAGAACTTATAGAAATAAACCAAAGAGCATATGATAGAGTTCAGTCTTAAGGAAAATAAGTAAAAA
The window above is part of the Cetobacterium somerae ATCC BAA-474 genome. Proteins encoded here:
- a CDS encoding extracellular solute-binding protein; protein product: MYRRKSMLVLSLALLGLKSFSNDVNEKNKNYKISEKPVTLSILAIQNGKVFDENWLVFKEAFKDTNIKLESATSKNLTDEVQAFNLAVSSGNLPDIISYAYPDKIENLGMAGGMVPLNELIDKHAPNIKAFFEKYPRYKMDAVAADGKIYYIPCYYDWYAMKASQGLFIRKDWLNKLGLEVPENMDDFYKVLKAFKEQDPNGNGKADEIPYFDRTIEFATKELVGLFGAEYGFYMDNGIVKYGPTQERFKEAMPEVIKWYKEGLIDPEIYTRGFSGRDYMLRNDIGGVTFDWFASTTGYNNDEELKKQNEKFEFIAIAPPKYKGKSYAPDARTTSLGGWGISASAKDPVTIIKYMDYWFSDKGYELYNWGVEGDTFAKDENGKKYYTDKVMKAPGKNALQVLRDNGLQFKIGARQDYEYEKAWGDPKATEWSEMYMTNGYIMDQVPLFKYTPEEAKKVQKINSQISMALDEMSQKWVLGAEDFDKSYEKFVERVNKLGLKELIEINQRAYDRVQS